The Struthio camelus isolate bStrCam1 chromosome 5, bStrCam1.hap1, whole genome shotgun sequence genome has a segment encoding these proteins:
- the CLP1 gene encoding polyribonucleotide 5'-hydroxyl-kinase Clp1, which produces MADDGGDEKKQVAKFELERETELRFEVEASQTVQLELLTGMAEVFGTELTRNKKFTFDAGAKVAVFTWHGCTVQLSGRTEVAYVSKDTPMLLYLNTHTALEQMRRQAEREDERGPRVMVVGPTDVGKSTVCRLLLNYAVRLGRRPTFVELDVGQGSVSIPGTMGALYIERPADVEEGFSLQAPLVYHFGSTTPGTNIKLYNKITSRLADVFNQRCEVNRRASVSGCVINTCGWVKGSGYQALVHAASAFEVDVVVVLDQERLYNELKRDLPHFVRTVLLPKSGGVVERSKDFRRECRDDRIREYFYGFRGCFYPHAFDVKFSDVKIYKVGAPTIPDSCLPLGMSQEDNQLKLVPVTPGRDMVHHLLSVSMADSPDDNISETSVAGFIVVTGVDLERQVFTVLSPAPRPLPKNFLLIMDIRFMDLK; this is translated from the exons ATGGCGGACGATGGCGGCGACGAGAAGAAGCAGGTGGCCAAGTTCGAGCTGGAGCGGGAGACGGAGTTGCGGTTCGAGGTGGAGGCCTCGCAGACggtgcagctggagctgctcaCCGGCATGGCAGAGGTCTTCGGCACCGAGCTCACCCGCAACAAGAAGTTCACCTTCGACGCCGGCGCCAAGGTGGCCGTCTTCACCTGGCACGGCTGCACCGTGCAGCTCAGCGGGCGCACCGAGGTGGCCTACGTCTCCAAGGACACCCCCATGCTGCTCTACCTCAACACCCACACGGCCCTGGAGCAGATGCGCCGGCAGGCGGAGCGCGAGGACGAGCGGGGGCCCCGCGTCATGGTGGTGGGCCCCACGGACGTGGGCAAGTCGACCGTGTGCCGCCTGCTGCTGAACTACGCCGTGCGCCTGGGGCGCCGGCCCACCTTTGTGGAGCTGGACGTGGGCCAgggctccgtctccatccccggcACCATGGGGGCCCTCTACATTGAGCGCCCTGCCGACGTGgaggagggcttctccctgcaggCCCCGCTGGTTTATCACTTCGGCTCCACCACGCCTGGCACCAACATCAAGCTGTACAATAAG ATCACATCCCGCCTGGCAGACGTCTTCAACCAGCGGTGTGAAGTGAACCGCCGAGCGTCGGTAAGCGGCTGCGTCATCAACACGTGCGGCTGGGTGAAGGGCTCGGGGTACCAGGCGCTGGTGCACGCCGCCTCTGCCTTCGAGGTGGACGTGGTGGTGGTGCTGGACCAAGAGCGGCTCTACAACGAGCTGAAGAGGGACCTGCCCCACTTTGTGCGCACGGTGCTGCTCCCCAAATCCGGTGGGGTGGTGGAGCGCTCCAAGGACTTCCGGCGGGAGTGCCGAGACGACCGCATCAGGGAGTATTTCTACGGCTTCCGGGGTTGCTTCTACCCCCACGCCTTTGACGTCAAGTTCTCTGACGTCAAGATCTACAAGGTGGGGGCTCCCACCATCCCGGACTCCTGCCTCCCCCTGGGCATGTCGCAGGAGGACAACCAGCTCAAGCTGGTGCCGGTGACGCCGGGGCGGGACATGGTGCACCACCTGCTGAGCGTCAGCATGGCCGACAGCCCCGACGACAACATCTCGGAGACGAGCGTGGCCGGCTTCATCGTGGTCACCGGCGTGGACCTGGAGCGCCAGGTCTTCACCGTGCTGTCGCCTGCCCCTCGCCCGCTGCCCAAGAACTTCCTCCTCATCATGGACATTCGCTTCATGGATCTGAAGTAG